The genomic DNA GTTCATCGCGGCGTGATTCCACGCGAGGTAACGATACTGTTTCCCGCTGGCGCTGAAGCGTGCATGAAAGTCCGCCTTCGCCCGTGAGGCTCCCAGCACGCGGACATCCGCCGGCAGGTGCGCGTTGAGGGCAAGGAGAAGTTTCGCCGGCGAGATTCGTCCTTCCGCGCTCGGCACTTCGAAGTGTGCGACGAGTCCAAGCGCATGAACGCCCGCGTCCGTGCGGCTCGACCCGTGGACGCGCGGCCGGCTCGGGAACAGCTTGGAGAGCGCCGTCTCGAGCATCTCCTGCACGCCGGTGCCGATCTTCTGCAACTGCCAGCCTTCATACGCGCTGCCGTCGAAGGCGATCGTGAGCTTGTATTTGAGAGTGGGCACGGGAATGAAGCCGCGTGGCGCGTGATACGTGAAGCAATCGTTCCTTCACGCGCCACGAGCCGCGCACCGCGTCAAGTGGATTGGCAGTCCAAAAAGCTCTGCAGGAGGATCGCGGCCGCCATCGAGTCCACCTTCTCCTTCCGCCGCTCGCGACGAACGCCACTTTCAAGCATCACGCGATTGGCTTGTGCAGAGGTGAGTCGCTCGTCCCAAGTCCGGATGGGCAGCTGGAGCGCCCCCTTGAGCATGGCGACGAACGCGCGGACCTTCTCGGCTTGCGGTCCGTAGGTGCCGTTCATGTTGCGCGGCATGCCGACGATGAGTTGCGTCACGGTTTTCTCGGCGATGAGGCCCCTCAACTTCTCCACGCACGCGTCCGCCGGCTCGGCGGGGATGTAGTCGAGCGGGAGTGCGATCATCCCAAGCTCGTCACTGACAGCGATGCCCAGTCGGACGGTTCCATGGTCAATGGCAAGGATGCGCATGAGTTGGAGACAACTCAGGTGTCGTTCTCATCGGGCACGCGGCCCAACTTGTTGCTTTGTTTCCACGACTTCGGAAGACCTGCGGCTCCAAATGCCTCAAGTGCTTCGCAAAGATAAGGCCGCAAATGATCTTCAAACACCTTGTGGCTATTGGGACACAATGGAAGTCCGTCCACCTGCCGGTCACAACCATCAGTGCCGGTCCTCCATTCTTGTTTGTCAATGATGTGCGCCGCCCCTGGGAACGGGTAGCGCCAACCGCACATCACACAAGGCAAACGCTCGCTCGTTTTATCATCGTGAAGGACTGTCTCTTTGATTTGCGGGTTAAATGCCATGGTCGACTGGCGCAATGGTTCAGATGAGGTTTGTCAAAACTTTCGCCGCCGCGCGCGCGGTGGCCGCGATGTCCGCCTCCGAATGCGCCGTGGAAATGAAGCCGGCCTCGAATTGCGACGGGGCGAGATACACGCCCTCGGCCAGCATTCCGTGGAAGAACTTCTTGAAGCGCTCGCGGTCGGACGTCATCGCGTCGGCGAGGTTCCAGACGGGGCGGTTGGTGAAGTAGCCGCAGAACATGGAGCCGCAGCGGTTGAAGGTGACGGGCACGCCGGAGGACTTGGCGGCGTCGCGCAGGCCGGTTTCGAGGGCGGCACCCTTCGCTTCCAACTGAGTGTAGGCATTGTCCGCACCCAGTTCCTCGAGCGCGGCGAGGCCAGCGGCCATCGCCAGCGGGTTGCCGCTCAGGGTGCCGGCTTGGTAGACGGGGCCGAGTGGCGCGAGGCAGTCCATGATGTCCGCGCGCCCGCCAAACGCGCCGACGGGCAGGCCGCCGCCGATGATCTTGCCGAACGTCGAGAGGTCGGGCGTGATGCCGAAGCGTTGCTGCGCGCCGCCAGGGGCGAGGCGGAAGCCGGTCATCACTTCGTCGAAGATCAGGATGGTGCCGTGCGCGGCGGTGATTTGGCGGAGGAATTCCAGGTAGCCCGGACGGGGCAGGTAAAGGCCCGCGTTGCCGGGGACGGGCTCAATGATGACCGCCCCGATTTCGCCCGGGTTCGCGGCGAAGCACGCCTTCACCGCGTCCACGTCGTTGAACGGCAGCACGAGCGTGTGCTTCGCGAAGTCGGCAGGGACGCCCGCGCTGTCCGGGTTGCCAAAGGTCAGCGCGCCCGAGCCGGCCTTCACCAGCAGGCAGTCGGCGTGACCGTGGTAGCAGCCGTCGAACTTGATGATTGTGTCGCGGCGCGTGAAGCCGCGCGCGAGCCGGATGGCGCTCATGCAGGCTTCGGTGCCGGAGTTGCACATGCGGACCTTGTCGACACTGGGCACGAGCTGCTTGATGAGCCGGGCCATCGTCACTTCGAAGGGATTCGGGATGCCGAAGCTCGTGCCGCGGTCGGCGGCGGCCTTCACGGCGGCGATGATCTTCGGATGCGCGTGGCCGAGGATGGCCGGCCCCCAGGTGCCGACGTAGTCAATGAGTTCGTCGCCGTCCACCGTGGTCACGCGAGGGCCGCGCGCCGACTGGACGAAGAACGGCTGCCCGCCGACCGCGCGGAAGGCGCGCACGGGCGAATTCACGCCGCCGGGGATGTGCTGCAACGCCTCGGCAAAGAGAGCTTCGGATTTGGCGCCGGAAATCATGCGGGACTAGCGGTCATGCCGGCGGTGCTTCATTCGCGGTAGCGCTGTGCGATGGGAATGCGGCGCCCGACGCCGAAGGCCTTGCTTGTGACTTTCAAGCCGGGAGCGGCCTGCCGGCGTTTGTATTCGGCGAAGTCAATCAGCCGCACGACGCGGTTCACGGTCCCGGCCTTGAAGCCGCCCGCGATGATGTCTGCGGCGCTGCGGCCCTTCACCACGTATTCGTCGAGGATCGCATCGAGTTCCTCGTAGGGGGGGAGGGAGTCCTGGTCGGTTTGGTTTGGGCGCAACTCGGCCGACGGCGCTTTGGTGATGCTTGCGGCGGGGATGACCTCGCGCTCGCGGTTGATCCAGCGGGCGAGCCGGTAAACCATCACCTTCGGAACGTCGCTGATGACCGCGAGTCCGCCGCACATGTCGCCGTAAAGCGTGCAGTAGCCGACGGCGAGTTCGCTCTTGTTGCCGGTGGTAAGCAGGAGGGAGCCGAACTTGTTGGACAAGGCCATGAGGATGACGCCGCGCAACCGCGCCTGCACGTTCTCCTCGGTGACGTCCTCGGCGCGCCCGGCGAACACGGGCTTGAGTTGCGCCTTCATGGCCTCAAAGGGCGGTTGAATCGGGATGACGTCGTAACGGATGCCGAGGTTCGCCGCGAGGACGCGCGCGTCGTCGAGGCTGCCTTGCGAGGAGAACTGCGACGGCAGCGAGACGCCGAATACGTTGTCCTTGCCGAGCGCCTCGACCGCGAGCACCGCGGTGAGCGCCGAGTCAATCCCGCCGCTCAAGCCGAGCACCGCCGACTTGAAGCCGCACTTGTGCAGGTAATCGCGCAGGCCGAGCACGAGGGCGTTGAAGA from Verrucomicrobiota bacterium includes the following:
- the ruvX gene encoding Holliday junction resolvase RuvX, translated to MRILAIDHGTVRLGIAVSDELGMIALPLDYIPAEPADACVEKLRGLIAEKTVTQLIVGMPRNMNGTYGPQAEKVRAFVAMLKGALQLPIRTWDERLTSAQANRVMLESGVRRERRKEKVDSMAAAILLQSFLDCQST
- a CDS encoding HNH endonuclease, with the translated sequence MAFNPQIKETVLHDDKTSERLPCVMCGWRYPFPGAAHIIDKQEWRTGTDGCDRQVDGLPLCPNSHKVFEDHLRPYLCEALEAFGAAGLPKSWKQSNKLGRVPDENDT
- the hemL gene encoding glutamate-1-semialdehyde-2,1-aminomutase, producing the protein MISGAKSEALFAEALQHIPGGVNSPVRAFRAVGGQPFFVQSARGPRVTTVDGDELIDYVGTWGPAILGHAHPKIIAAVKAAADRGTSFGIPNPFEVTMARLIKQLVPSVDKVRMCNSGTEACMSAIRLARGFTRRDTIIKFDGCYHGHADCLLVKAGSGALTFGNPDSAGVPADFAKHTLVLPFNDVDAVKACFAANPGEIGAVIIEPVPGNAGLYLPRPGYLEFLRQITAAHGTILIFDEVMTGFRLAPGGAQQRFGITPDLSTFGKIIGGGLPVGAFGGRADIMDCLAPLGPVYQAGTLSGNPLAMAAGLAALEELGADNAYTQLEAKGAALETGLRDAAKSSGVPVTFNRCGSMFCGYFTNRPVWNLADAMTSDRERFKKFFHGMLAEGVYLAPSQFEAGFISTAHSEADIAATARAAAKVLTNLI
- a CDS encoding NAD+ synthase, with protein sequence MRIALAQINTTVGDIAGNEAKVLAAYQRGAKAGAELVVVPELALTGYPPRDLLLKAGFIAANLAALDRLAAATAATGLLVGFVGRNEKRPGREATNAIALLQHGRVMTTRVKTLLPTYDVFDEDRYFEPATDNPPAEFNGRPVGLTICEDVWNDEDFWRDRRYRRNPAMDLVHEGVGIIFNISASPWHLGKNATRFEMLRSLAAKAKRPVAYCNLVGGNDELIFDGSSLVFNASGGLIAEGKSFAEDFLLVDTDSTSTVEPASSCDEEQLFNALVLGLRDYLHKCGFKSAVLGLSGGIDSALTAVLAVEALGKDNVFGVSLPSQFSSQGSLDDARVLAANLGIRYDVIPIQPPFEAMKAQLKPVFAGRAEDVTEENVQARLRGVILMALSNKFGSLLLTTGNKSELAVGYCTLYGDMCGGLAVISDVPKVMVYRLARWINREREVIPAASITKAPSAELRPNQTDQDSLPPYEELDAILDEYVVKGRSAADIIAGGFKAGTVNRVVRLIDFAEYKRRQAAPGLKVTSKAFGVGRRIPIAQRYRE